The window TACCTCGCCGAAGCCAGCGCCGGAGCATTATTCCTGGACGTGCTGCTCAAGGAACAGGACCTGGACTGGACCTTCCTCTCGCCCTCGGCGGAGTTCGTCGAGACCGAGCGCACCGGTCAGTTCCGTATCGGCAAGGATCACCTGCTGTTCGACGCCGCCGGGCGCAGTTGGATCAGCTTTGCCGATTACGCCATTGCAATGATCGATGAAGTGGAGACGCCGCAGTTTTCGCGGCAGCGCTTTACCGTCGGTTATTGAACCACTGGTTTGGACAGGCGCTCCTGCGGGGTCAGCTGTGGAGTCTCATCCACACGCTGACCAGCACCGTCGCCGCCATCAGCCAAGCCACCGCCGCCACGGCCAGAGAAGCCTCCAGACGCATCCGGTCGACCATCACATACAGCGTCGCCAGGTAGACGAAGTAGGGGATGATCGACCACATGCCAAACACGATGGTGGTTTTCAGATCGTCCACCGAGCGGCCCTTGCCAACAATGTAGTGGGCGATCAGGGCGAAGGTGGGAAACAGTGGCACCAGCCCGGCGATGTAATAGTTCTTGGTCTTGGCGAGCATCGCCAGGATGACCACCACGGCGGCACCGAGCGCTGCTTTGAAAATCAGGTCCACAGGTTTACTGCCCCAGGTTAATGGCTCAGGCCATATTTTTTGACTTTGTCGAACAGCGTGGTCTTGGCCATGCCCAGTTCGAGACTGGCCTGGGTCAGATTGCCACCGCTGCGTTGCAGAGCGTCCACCAGCAGGTTGCGTTCGAAGGCTTCCACCGCTTCGGCGAAGGCCAGGCCCTGGCTGGCGCCGCTGGCCCCCGACTTCTTGAAGGCCGGCAGGCCGAGTGCATAGCGCTCGGCGACGTTGCGCAGTTCCCGCACGTTGCCCGGCCAGTCGTGGCTCATCAGGTTGGAAAGCGTCTGGTTGTCCAGCTCCGGCACCGTGCGGTCGAAGCGCAGGGACGACTGCTGCAGAAAATGCTCGAACAGTTGCAGAATGTCTTCGCGGCGCTCGCGCAGGGGCGGCAGTTCCAGGGTCACCACGTTGAGGCGGTAATACAAGTCGCTGCGAAACTGCCCGGCCCGGCCCAGTTCGTCCAGGTCGGACTTGGTGGCGGCGATGACCCGGCAATCCACGGCCACACTCTGGTTCGAACCCAGCCGCTCGAGGGTGCGTTCCTGCAACACCCGCAGCAACTTGATCTGCAAGGGCAGGGGCATGCTTTCCACTTCATCGAGAAACAGCGTGCCGCCGTCGGCGTGCTCGATCTTGCCGATCCGTCGTTTACCGGCGCCGGTAAAGGCGTTGGCTTCGTGGCCGAAAATCTCGCTTTCGAACAGGTTCTCCGGCAGGCCGCCGCAGTTGAGCGCGACGAATTGTTTGCTGTGACGTCGGCTGAAATCGTGCAGGCAGCGCGCGACCAGTTCCTTGCCGGTGCCGGTTTCACCCTCGATCAGCACGTTGGCCGAGGTGTCGGCTACGTTGGCGATCAGTTCTCGCAGGTGCTGCATGGCCGGTGAACGGCCGATGATCCGGCCTTCCAGGGAGTCGCGTTCGGCCAGTTGCCGGCGCAGCGATGAAACCTCCCGGGCCAGGCTGCGTTGCTCCAGGGCGCGGCGGGCGACGTCCACCAGGCGTTCGGGGGAGAAGGGTTTCTCCATGAAGTCATAGGCGCCTTTTTGCATGGCGCCGACGGCCATGGAGATGTCGCCGTGGCCGGTGATCAGCACCACCGGCAGGCTGCGGTCCCGGGCCTTGAGGCGGGTCAGCAGCTCCAGGCCATCGATGCCCGGCAGGCGAATGTCGCTGATGACGATGCCGGCAAAGTCATCGCCGACCCGCTCCAGGGCCTCTTCGGCGCTGCCCACGCCGATGCAGGGAATGTCTTCCAGGGACAGGGCCTGCTGGCAACCCAGCAGGACATGGGGGTCGTCTTCGACGATCAGTACGCTCAGGTCGTTATTCATGGCTGCTCGGCAGGTAAAGGGCTTACCAACGGTAAACTGAGGGCAAACGTGGTTCCACCTTCGGCCGGGTGTTCGACCTCCAGATGCCCGCCCGCGGCGGCGGCCAGGCTCGCCGAAAGAGTCAGGCCCAGGCCCAGGCCCTGTTCGCCGGGTTTGGTGGTGAAGAAGGGTTCGAACAAATGCTTGCGCGCCTCGGGATCGATGCCATGGCCGTTGTCCCGCACCCGCAGGCGATATTTGCCATCCGAGGCAGTGCCTTCAAGCCACAGCCGCGGCTCGGGTTGGCTCTGCATGGCGTCCAGGGCGTTGCCGATCAGGTTCACCAGGATTTGTTCAAGACGCGTCTGGTCGATCTGTACCTGCACGTCATCGTAACCGGCATGCACCTGGATCTTCAGGCTTTCGAGGCGGCCGCCCAGCAGTTGCAGCGCGGCTTCGACCGCCTTGCCGAGGCTGGCCCGGCCCTGATCGTCCCCGCGCCGGGCGAAGGAGCGCAGGCTGGCGGTGATCCGGCCCATGCGGTCGATCAGGTCGTTGATGGTCTTGAGGTTGGCGCTGGCGATATCCAACTGGCCCCGCTCAAGAAAGCGTACGGTGTTGCCGGACAGGGTACGCAGCGCGGCCAGCGGCTGGTTGAGTTCATGGGCGATGCTGGTGGACATCTGGCCAATGGCGGCGAGTTTGCCAGCCTGCACCAGTTCGTCCTGGGCCCGGCGCAACGTCTCTTCGGCCTGCCGCCGTTCGCGGATCTGGCCCTTGAGCCGTTCATTGCTGGCCCGCAGGTCGGTGGTGCGTTCGGTAATCCGACGTTCGAGCTGGTTGTTGGCTTCCTGCAAGGCCTCCCGGGCAGCGAGGCGAGTGGCGATGACCTTGCGCCGCTCGTTCCAGGCGATCAGCAGGAAAGCCACCAGGGCGAAGGCCACGGCCACCAGGATGCCCTGGTTGATTGCCTGGCGACGCAGGTCTTCAAGTGGCGTCAGCAGGGTGAAATTCCAGGGTGTGTCGCTCAGGGGACGGGTCTGTGACAGATAGCTGATGGGCCGCTCGTCGGACACCAGTTCGGCGTTGGCCGGGAAGGTCAGTTTTTCCATGCCTTCGGCCAGGCGTTCCCGAGCCAGGGGAACCAGCTCGTTCAGTGGGAACCAGTAATACTGCAGGCTGCGGGCCAGGCGCTCTTTGGTTTCGTCGCTCAGCGGTCGCACGGACTTGAGCCGCCGCGCCGGATCGCTGGACAAAATGATGATGCCATTCTCGTCGCTGACGAAGGCTTCCAGGCGCGCGCGCTGCCAGCGCTCTTCCATGGCTTCCAGGCGCACTTTGACCACCGCCACGCCGATGATCTTGCCCTGCTGTTCCAGACCATGGGCCAGGTAATAACCAGGCTCGCCGCTGGTGCTACCGATGCCATAGAAGCGCCCGGGCTGACCGCGTACGGCGTTCTGGAAATAGGCGCGAAAGGACAGGTCTTCACCCAGGTAACTGTCGACGTCGCGCCAGTTGCTGGTCGCCATGACCCGGCCTGTGGTGTCCATCACATAAATGGCCCGACTGCGGCTGCGCCGGTTCAGGCCTTCGAGGTATTCGTTGACGGTCTTGCGATGCTCGGGCGTGGGGTCGTCGAGCAGTTGCGATACGCTGGATTCAAGCTCCAGCAGGCTGGGCAGGTAGGTGTATTTGCTGATCTCGCTCTCGACCGCACGGGCGTGCAGCTCCAACTGGCGCTCGCCGTTCTCGCCCAGGCTGCGAATGCCGTAGTGCTCACTGATCCAGAAGCCGAGGTAACCCAGGCCGATCATCAGGGCAATGATCAGCGGCGGCAGGAACAGATGGCGAATCAGACGAGGCTTCACGGCGAGTGATGGCGGCGCGGCGCGATAGAGAGTGGGGTCGCATTTCATCACAGAAGCCTTGGGTCAACCACAACACAAATCGACAAACCAACACTGCTCCCTTGTGGGAGCGAGCTTGCTCGCGATGACTGCTGATCAGTCGACAATAAGGTGACTGGCAGTCCGCTATCGCGAGCAAGCTCGCTCCCACAGTGGGGAGCGGTGTTGTTTAGTGCTGCAGGATTTTCTCAAGGAAATGCTGCGCACGTTCGGAGCGGGCGCTGATGTCGCCGAAGAACTCTTCCTTCTCGCAGTCTTCGATGATCTGGCCCTGGTCCATGAAGATCACCCGGTTCGCCACTTTGCGGGCGAAGCCCATTTCGTGGGTCACGCACATCATGGTCATGCCTTCGTGGGCCAGTTGCACCATCACGTCGAGCACTTCGTTGACCATTTCCGGGTCAAGGGCCGAGGTCGGTTCGTCGAACAGCATCACGATCGGGTCCATCGCCAGGGCACGGGCAATCGCCACGCGCTGCTGTTGACCGCCGGAGAGCTGGCCCGGGTGCTTGTGGGCATGGGCCGACAGACCGACCCGCTCAAGCAGTTGCAGGCCTTTCTGGGTGGCTTCTTCCTTGCTGCGGCCCAGCACCTTGATCTGGGCGATGGTCAGGTTTTCGGTGATGGTCAGGTGCGGGAACAGCTCGAAGTGCTGGAACACCATGCCAACGCGCGAGCGCAGTTTCGGCAGGTTGGTCTTCGGGTCGGCGATGGACGTACCGTCGACCACGATGTCGCCTTTCTGGAACGGCTCCAGGGCGTTCACGCATTTGATCAGCGTGGACTTGCCCGAACCCGAGGGGCCGCACACCACCACAACTTCACCCTTGCTGACCTCGGTGCTGCAATTGGTCAGTACCTGGAAGTCCCCATACCACTTGTTGATGTTCTTGATAGAGATCATACGGCGAACCTTTTTTGCAGACGCTTGACCAGCAGCGAGGCGGCAAAGCTGATTGTGAAGTACACGAGACCTGCGATGATCAGGAACTCATGGGAGCGGCCGATGATGTCGCCATTGGCCCGCGAAGCATTGAGGAAATCCACCAGACCGACGGTGTAGACCAGCGAGGTGTCCTGAAACAGGATGATGCTTTGTTGCAACAACAGCGGGGTCATCTTGCGAAACGCCTGGGGCAGGATGATCAGGCGCATGGTCTGGCCATAATTCATGCCCAGCGCCTGGGCGGCGCCCATCTGACCCTTGGGGATCGACTGCACGCCGGCCCGCACGATTTCGCAGAAGTAGGCCGCCTCGAACATCATGAACGCCACGACGCAGGAGCCAAACGCACCGATAGGGGTGTCTTCGCCGGTGATCCAGCGCAGAACGAACGGCACCGCCAGGTAGAACCAGGTGATGACCAGCAGCAGCGGGATCGAGCGGAAATAGTTGACGTAGGCGCCGGCAATGCTGGAGATCAGCTTGTTGTGGGACAGGCGCATCAGCGCCAGGATAGTCCCCAGGATGATCCCGCCAACGACGCCCAGGGCCATCAGCTTGAGCGTCATCACCATGCCGTTCCACAAACCGGGAATGGCCGGGATGATGCCAGTGAAGTCGAGTTCCATTATTTACCCCCCACGGAAATCAGGCCGGGCACCGCGACTTTCTTCTCGACCATGCGCATGAGCAGCATCAGGCTCATGTTCAGGGTGAAGTAGATCAGTGTCGCCAGGGTGAAGGCTTCGAACAGGTTGGCGGAGAACTCGGCGGTCTGTTTGGTCTGTGCAAGCAATTCCATCAGGCCGATCAGCGAGGCCACGGAGGAGTTCTTGAAGACGTTCAAGAATTCCGAGGTAAGCGGCGGAATGATGATCCGGTAGGCCTGGGGCAGCAGGACGTTCCAGTAGATTTGCGGCAGCTTGAAGCCCATGGCCCGTGCGGCGGATTCCTGGCCGCGCGGCAGCGCCTGAATACCAGTACGAACTTGTTCGCAGACCCGCGCGGCGGTAAACAGGCCCAGGCACACGACGACGCTCAGATAGGCCGAGGTCGTGGGGTTCAGGTCCTGCTTGTACCACTCCTGCAGGTCCGCAGGCAGCAAGTCGGGCACCAGGAAGTACCAGATGAACAGCTGAACCAGCAGCGGTACGTTACGAAAGAGCTCCACGTAGCCGGTGGCGATACCCGACACCAGCCGGTTCGGCACGGTGCGCATCACGCCCAGAACCGAACCCAGCAGTAGGGCGATGATCCAGGCCGCGACGGCGATGGCGATGGTCCAGCCCAGGCCGGCCACGTACCAGTCGAGATAAATCTCGCTGCCGATGCCGGTGGACTTGAAGAACACGCCCCAGTCCCAGTTGTAATTCATTAGGGTCTCCCCTCAGATCGATCGATATGCAAATACCCGCCTGGGGAAGCTCCATTCCCACCTGACCCTTGAAGGGCAGGCACACACGATCGGCTCGACAGCCACCGGTTCGAGTGTTTCCAGATATGCCAGCAGGGAGTGACCATCCCCTGAAAGCGCAAAAGCACTTCCAGGGGACAAGGTTAGTCAGGAATCAGGATTTCTTTTCGTCGGCCGCTTTGTCGGTCGGTTCGGCGATCAGTTTCTTGAGCTCTTCGCTCATCGGGAAGTTCAGGTTCAGGCCTTTTGGCGGAATTGGCTGCATGAACCATTTTTCGTAGATCTTGTTGATTTCACCAGAAGCGTAGGTGGCCTTGATGGCGTCATCGACGGCTTTTTTGAACGGCTCGTCGCCCTTGCGCATCATGCAACCGTAGATTTCGAAGGACTGCGGGGTACCGGTCACGGCCCAGTCGCCTGGTTTCTTGGCCTTGGCCATTTCACCGGCCAGCAAGGCGTCGTCCATCATGAAGGCAACGGCACGGCCGCCTTCGAGCATGTTGAACGATTCGCCGTGGTCCTTGGCCGAGATCACGTTCATGCCCATTTGCTTATCGGCGTTCATGGACTTGAGGATGCGCTCGGACGTGGTGCCGGCGGTGGTCACGACGTTCTTGCCCTTGAGGTCGTCGAAGTCCTTGTACTTGGAGTCCTTCTTGGACAGCAGCTTGGTGCCGATCTCGAAGATGCCAACGGAGAAATCAACCTGCTGTTGACGCTCGACGTTGTTGGTGGTGGAGCCGCATTCCAGGTCGACGGTGCCGTTTTGCACCAGTGGGATACGGGTTTGCGAGGTCACCAGGTTGTACTTGACCTGCAGGTTCGGCACGTCCAGTTCTTTTTTCAGGGCTTCGACGACTTTCAGCTGAATGTCGTGGGAATAGCCGACCGGTTTGCCGGAGGCGTCCGCGATATAGGAAAACGGAATGGAAGCGTCGCGATGCCCGAGCGTGATGACGCCGGACTCTTTGATCTTTTTCAGCGTACCGGTCAGTTCGGCAGCGAAAACCGGGGTGCTGATCAGAGCGGCAGCAATGGCTGCGCCCAGGAGATGGGGAACGATGCGCATCGATATTTCCTCGACATTGTTTTTCTTATTCAGCCGGTTCGTCGGCCCTGAGTGCTTCGAAGTACCTGGCAGCTCCTGTTGTGTTGGCATGCAGGCATTCGTCTCGAAGGAGTGTAGAGCATGAGTCGTGCCAGACCAGTTGACTCAAATTAACTGTTTGTTTTTAAACGTAATTAATCTTTTTTCTGATTTTTTCCACAGGCTGTTTATCCGGTTGGCCGAATTGACTGGTGAGTCTTGTTCGGAAAACCGAATGCATTCCGGCCTCTCCATGTCTTGTGAGAGCGAGCCTGCTCGCGATAGCGGTCTGCCTGGCGAGACTTATGTTGAAGTTGATGGCCTCATCGCGAGCAGGCTCGCTCCCACAGAGGGCGGCGGTGTATGCCAGATAGCAAAAAGCCCCTGAATCGCCAGATTCAGGGGCTTTCGTATAAGCGGTTAACCGATCAGGCCGCTTCGATCTTGCGACGGTTGTGCTCCACCTTGTCCAGGTATTGCTGCAGCTTCTGCTGTTCGGCCGCGGTGGTGAACAAGCCAAGTTTGCTGCGGCGCCACAGGATATCGTGGGCATCGATGGCCCATTCATCGCTGCACAGGTAGTCGACTTCCCGGGTGTAGAGGCCCGCGCCGATGTATTCGCCCATGTCACCGAGGTTGTGCACGCCTTCAAGCATGCGCCAGGTGCGGCTGCCATAGGTGGTGGCCCAGCGACGGGCAAGCTCGGTCGGCACCCAGTCGAATTTGTCACGAATCGCCGAGCACAGCGCTTGCGGGGTGGTCATGTTTTCGCCGCCGGGGAGGGTAGCCACGGCAGTCCAGCTGGGGCGCATCTGGGTAAAATACGGGGCCAACTGCGCCATGGCCGACTCGGCCAGTTTGCGGTAGGTGGTCAGCTTGCCGCCGAACACCGACAGCAGCGGGGCTTCGTCCGCACTGCCCGACAGCGCCAGGGTGTAGTCCCGGGTGACGGCCGATGGGTTGTCGGATTCATCGTTGCACAACGGCCGAACACCGGAATAGCTGTGCAGGATATCGTCGCGGCTGATCTGCTTCTTGAAGTGCGCGTTGACCACTTTGAGCAAATAATCGGTTTCGCCCTCGGTGATCGCCACTTTGGCCGGGTCGCCGGTGTATTCGCGGTCGGTCGTGCCGATCAAGGTGAACTGGTTCAGATACGGAATGGTGAAGACGATGCGCTGGTCTTCGTTCTGAAGAATGTGCGCGTGCTCGCCTTCGTAGAGTTTCGGCACGATCAGGTGGCTGCCCTGGATCAGACGAATGCCGTAAGGCGACTCCAGCTTCAGGTCGTCGCGAATGAACTTGGCAACCCAAGGACCGGCCGCGTTGACCAGCGCCTTGGCGCGGATCGAAAACAGGCTGCCGTCGGCGCGTTCCAGATGCAAATGCCACAAGCCTTTACTGCGACGGGCGTTCACGCAACGTGTGCGAGTGTGGACATGGGCGCCTTTTTCCCGGGCGGCCATGGCGTTGAGCACCACCAGGCGCGCATCGTCGACCCAGCAGTCGGAGTATTCAAAGCCTTTGGTAATCTCGCTTTTCAGCGCGCTGTCGGCGCCGAATCTCAGGCTTTTGGAACCGGCAAGTTGTTCGCGCTTGCCCAGGTGATCGTAGAGGAACAGGCCGGCGCGAATCATCCAGGCGGGGCGCAAGTGCGGACGGTGGGGCAAGACGAAGCGCATCTGCTTGACGATGTGCGGAGCCTTGGTCAACAGCACTTCGCGCTCGGCCAGCGCTTCGCGCACCAGACGGAATTCGTAATGTTCGAGGTAGCGCAGGCCGCCATGGATCAGCTTGCTGCTGGCCGAGGAGGTGTGGCTGGCCAGGTCATCCTTTTCGCAAAGGAACACCGAGAGGCCGCGACCCGCTGCGTCTGCGGCAATCCCTACGCCGTTGATCCCGCCGCCAATGACGGCGACGTCGTAAACCTCAGCGAGAGGGGGCGTAGGCAAGGTAGAAGTGGGCATCGGCTGGCCTCGGGCTTTTTTTCGAAATATTTGAATTCGAACATTAATGTTCATTTGCGAAAATACTAGCCCATAAACTCGGCAACAGCCAGCAGACTTCGATTGAAAATACTGATCAAAGGAAGCTGAAAGGAAAATTTTCGAACATGAAGCGGGTCGCTGATATGGTCGGAGATGCTTTTGTGGCGAGGGGATTTATCCCCGCTGGGCTCACAGCAGCCCTAAAGCCAGGCGACTCGGTATATGAGGCAAATTGAGTTGACTGTATTGGGGCTGCTGCGCAGCCCAAGCGGGGATAAATCCCCTCGCCACAGGGTTTCGGAGGGAGCTCAGACCACTTCCAACCGAATCTTGTGCTGGCTCAGCAATTGCGCCAGGGCCGGCACGGGTTGCTGATCGGTCACCAGGCAATCGATCAGGCTGATCGGTCCCAGCCTGACCATGGCGTTGCGCCCGAATTTGCTGGAGTCCGCCGCCAGCAGCACCTGCCGGGCGTTGGCGATGATCGCCTGGGAGACCCGCACTTCCTGGTAGTCAAAATCCAGCAGGCTGCCGTCTTCATCGATCCCGCTGATGCCCACCAGGGCGAAGTCGACCTTGAACTGGTTGATGAAGTCGACGCTGGCCTGGCCTACCACGCCTCCGTCGCGTCTGACATTTCCCCCCGCGATCAGGACTTCGAAGTCGTCCTTGGCGCTGAGGATCGAAGCTACGTGCAGATTGTTGGTGATGACCTTCAGGTGGTTGTGATTGAGCAGCGCCCGGGCGATGGATTCGGTGGTGGTGCCGATGTTGATGAACAGCGAGGCATGGTCAGGGATCTGGGCGGCAATGGCTTCGGCGATGCGTTGCTTCTCGTCGCGCATCTGATCGGCGCGCATGGCGTAGGCGGTGTTTTCAACGCTCGAATCATAGGCCGCGCCGCCGTGGTAGCGACGCAGCAGGTTCAGTTCCGCCAATTGATTGATGTCGCGGCGGATGGTCTGCGGGGTGACAACGAATAGCTGCGCCATTTCCTCGATGCTGACGTAGCCGCGTTCGCGGACCAGTTCGAGGATTTGCTGCTGACGGGGAGGCAGATTCATGGGGCTTCCTTTGGGCTGCCATACAAAATTTGCCCATGATGCCGCAGGAATCCCCTCCCGACCAGTTTCACGACCCTCGTCGTACCCAGCTTCGGCTTATTCAGCGTCTTCGTGAGGTTCCCAGTCGCGGGTGCGGCTGACCGCTTTCTGCCAGCCGGCGTAGAGTTTTTCCTTGGCCTGCTCGTCCAGTTGCGGTTCGAATTCGCGCTCGATCACGGCCTTGCCGCGCAGTTCTTCCAGGCTGCCCCAGAAACCACACGCCAGGCCGGCCAGATACGCGGCGCCCAAAGCCGTGGTTTCCCGCATTTTAGGGCGTTCGACCCGGGTGCCGAGAATGTCCGCCTGGAACTGCATCAGGAAGTTGTTCGCTACCGCGCCGCCGTCCACGCGCAGGGCCTTGAGGCGTTCGCCCGAATCCTGCTGCATGGCGTCGAGTACGTCGCGGGTCTGGTAGGCAATCGACTCCAGCGCTGCACGAATGATGTGGTCGACCCGCACGCCGCGGGTCAGGCCGAACAGCGCGCCACGGGCATAGGGGTCCCAGTAGGGGGCGCCCAGGCCGGTGAAGGCCGGCACCAGGTACACGCCGTTGCTGTCCTTGACCTTGTTGGCGAAGTATTCGGTGTCGAGAGCGTCATTGATGATTTTCAACTCATCGCGCAGCCACTGCACGGTGGAGCCGCCGTTGAATACCGCGCCTTCCAGAGCATAGGCCACTTCGCCGCGGGGACCGCAGGCGATGGTGGTGAGCATGCCATGATTGGATTTGACGGCTTTGTCGCCGGTGTTCATCAACAGGAAGCAGCCGGTGCCATAGGTGTTTTTCGCCTGGCCTGGCTCCACGCACATCTGGCCGAACAGGGCGGCCTGCTGGTCGCCGGCGATGCCACCGATGGCGATGCCGCTCTTGGTGCGGCCATAGACTTCCGAGGACGACTTCACTTGCGGCAACATTTCGCGAGGGATGTCGAGAATTTCGAGCATCTTCGCGTCCCACTCCAGCGAGTGAATATTGAAGAGCATGGTGCGCGAGGCGTTGGTGTAGTCGGTGACGTGGACTTTGCCGCCGGTAAATTTCCAGATCAGCCAGCTGTCCACGGTGCCAAACAGCAGTTCGCCGTTACGTGCGCGTTCGCGGCTGCCTTCGACGTTGTCCAGGATCCACTTGAGCTTGGTGCCGGAGAAATACGGGTCGGTGACCAGGCCGGTGGTTTCGCTGATGTACGGTTCGTGGCCGTCACGCTTGAGTTGCTGGCAGATCTCGGTGCTACGTCGGCACTGCCAGACAATGGCGTTATAGATCGGCCGGCCGGTGGTCTTGTCCCAGACCACGGTGGTTTCGCGCTGGTTGGTGATGCCGATCGCGGCGACCTGGTCATGATGCAGGCCAGCCTGGGCCAGGGCTTCGACCATCACCGCGCTCTGGGTGGCGAAGATTTCCATCGGGTCGTGTTCGACCCAGCCGGCCTGGGGGTAATGCTGGGCGAATTCGCGCTGGGCGGTGCAGACCACATTGGCGTCGCGGTCGAAAATGATCGCCCGCGAGCTGGTCGTACCCTGGTCGAGGGCAATGATGTAGTTCTTGTTCTGAATGTCGGTCATGTCGATTGCCTTGGGACGTGAATAAGGGGTGAGGCCTGGCGCACGCTTGAGCGGGCAGAGTGTGCGCCGATTGTTTCAGGATGTTCTGGGTTTGCCGTCAATGGCCGGTTTTGCATCCTTTGTAACAGCCACGGCGCTGGGCAGATGGCGGGCAATCAACCCGCGATAGGCCGCAGCGCCCAGGCATGCACCCACGATCGGTGCAAAAATCGGAACCAGGAAGTACGGGATGTCGCGTCCACCCGTGAGGGAAATTTCACCCCACCCGGTGAAGAAAGTCATCAGTTTAGGGCCGAAGTCTCGCGCCGGATTCATCGCGAAGCCCGTCAGCGGCCCCATCGAGCTGCCAATCACCGCGATCAGCAGGCC is drawn from Pseudomonas rhizophila and contains these coding sequences:
- the glpK gene encoding glycerol kinase GlpK, giving the protein MTDIQNKNYIIALDQGTTSSRAIIFDRDANVVCTAQREFAQHYPQAGWVEHDPMEIFATQSAVMVEALAQAGLHHDQVAAIGITNQRETTVVWDKTTGRPIYNAIVWQCRRSTEICQQLKRDGHEPYISETTGLVTDPYFSGTKLKWILDNVEGSRERARNGELLFGTVDSWLIWKFTGGKVHVTDYTNASRTMLFNIHSLEWDAKMLEILDIPREMLPQVKSSSEVYGRTKSGIAIGGIAGDQQAALFGQMCVEPGQAKNTYGTGCFLLMNTGDKAVKSNHGMLTTIACGPRGEVAYALEGAVFNGGSTVQWLRDELKIINDALDTEYFANKVKDSNGVYLVPAFTGLGAPYWDPYARGALFGLTRGVRVDHIIRAALESIAYQTRDVLDAMQQDSGERLKALRVDGGAVANNFLMQFQADILGTRVERPKMRETTALGAAYLAGLACGFWGSLEELRGKAVIEREFEPQLDEQAKEKLYAGWQKAVSRTRDWEPHEDAE